One region of Gigantopelta aegis isolate Gae_Host chromosome 7, Gae_host_genome, whole genome shotgun sequence genomic DNA includes:
- the LOC121377055 gene encoding uncharacterized protein LOC121377055, whose product MEEQTVRAGFSAKYGSYSLIDLSKDKVIILELIQSNEVGGSHYMEKQGLDQALTSLMEHGISVDVLVTDRHCQIKKWMREQHADIAHYFDVWHVAKGIKKKLIALAKEKDCSTLRPWIKSISNHVHWTAASTPDGNGDVMVSKWYSLLHHISNIHSGHDGPFTECEHGPLEGEDRDNLWLKPGTKVFSMLENIVEKNILLKDIRKLSPVHQTSSIESFHNVINHFAPKMFPFSYMGLLCRITLAALHFNENARRAQAKTALGNLRYKLQFPRYAPGECRAKPIKVERSYNYVEEIMTLVNQTASHINLTSQRPAIDTPPPLTAAYEKPLKDDVVKAHKKRFAKK is encoded by the exons ATGGAAGAGCAGACAGTCCGGGCGGGATTCAGTGCCAAATATGGATCATACAGCCTGATTGATCTTTCCAAGGACAAAGTGATAATCCTTGAATTAATCCAG TCAAATGAAGTAGGTGGCAGCCATTATATGGAGAAACAAGGCCTTGACCAAGCACTGACCAGCCTTATGGAACATGGCATATCAGTAGATGTCCTTGTTACAGATCGCCATTGCCAGATCAAGAAGTGGATGAGGGAACAGCATGCAGATATTGCCCACTATTTTGATGTTTGGCATGTTGCCAAAG GAATCAAGAAGAAACTAATAGCCCTGGCAAAGGAAAAGGACTGTTCTACTTTACGGCCATGGATAAAAAGTATCTCGAACCATGTACACTGGACAGCAGCATCGACTCCTGATGGAAATGGAGATGTTATGGTATCCAAATGGTATTCACTTCTGCACCACATAAGCAACATTCATTCGGGACATGATGGCCCATTCACAGAGTGTGAACATGGACCACTTGAAGGTGAAGACAGGGACAATCTTTGGTTGAAACCAG GAACAAAAGTATTTTCGATGCTGGAAAATATTGTTGAGAAAAACATTCTACTGAAGGATATTAGAAAGCTGTCTCCTGTCCATCAGACATCATCAATTGAATCATTCCATAATGTCATCAACCATTTTGCGCCAAAGATGTTCCCATTTTCATACATGGGATTGTTATGCAG AATTACCCTTGCTGCACTTCATTTCAATGAAAATGCAAGAAGAGCACAGGCAAAAACGGCATTGGGAAATCTGCGCTATAAGCTACAGTTTCCACGGTACGCACCAGGTGAATGCCGTGCAAAGCCTATCAAAGTGGAACGATCTTACA ATTATGTTGAAGAGATCATGACCTTGGTTAACCAGACAGCTAGCCATATTAACCTCACATCCCAAAGACCGGCTATTGACACCCCTCCACCACTGACAGCCGCATATGAAAAGCCATTAAAGGATGATGTAGTGAAAGCACACAAGAAAAGATTTgccaaaaaataa